A region of Desulfovibrio inopinatus DSM 10711 DNA encodes the following proteins:
- a CDS encoding ABC transporter substrate-binding protein produces MRTIFYCFTVGVLVLFMPFTASAVRDSIRVGIQLEPPSLDPTTTASSSTGEITYDNIYEGLTKIDRDGNVQPLLARSWDISSDGLTYTFTLQNNVHFHDGSKLTPEIVVFSLKRLVYGLPPNPQKDLFEDIASIELVGSNRVKVTLSEANSDFLFNLGLPAAVIVHPDSTSTNPIHPIGTGPYAFKEWIKEDRIVMDAFSGYWGASPSIRHAEFIFTPSRIQIESALAEGLVDGYQDGSGHNLLEKFASRRDYVITKGYNNGEIILAINNGKYPLNDIRVRRALAYAIDKKVLEQDPDLKSGQLIGSHFSPRHPAYIDLTGRYPYNPDKARELLHQAGVEDGFLLSIAVPPTSYAQISSFHIASQLEAVGLKIKLIKMTWAEWMSQVFTAKDYDLTIICHIEPFDIHIYAKDEYYFNYDNARFKKLWRKIKATQDQEEGNKLLGDAQRMIAEDCVNVFLYMKPQHAIWRSDLQGAWVNAPMSAIVLSDMHWIH; encoded by the coding sequence ATGCGTACTATCTTTTATTGCTTTACCGTGGGAGTCCTGGTCTTGTTTATGCCATTTACCGCCAGCGCCGTCAGAGATAGCATTCGGGTTGGTATTCAGCTTGAACCTCCAAGTCTCGATCCGACGACGACGGCATCTTCGTCAACTGGTGAAATCACATATGACAATATTTACGAAGGGTTGACGAAGATTGACAGAGACGGGAATGTACAACCTCTCTTGGCGCGATCTTGGGATATTTCGTCGGATGGATTAACCTACACATTTACGTTGCAAAACAATGTGCATTTTCATGATGGTAGCAAACTGACACCGGAAATCGTCGTGTTTTCATTGAAGCGTTTGGTGTATGGTCTTCCACCAAATCCTCAAAAGGATCTTTTTGAAGATATCGCTTCCATTGAACTCGTTGGCTCTAACCGTGTCAAAGTGACTTTGTCCGAAGCGAATTCTGATTTTCTTTTTAATCTTGGTCTGCCGGCTGCGGTTATTGTGCATCCTGATTCTACCTCGACCAATCCTATTCATCCTATCGGTACTGGACCGTATGCCTTTAAAGAATGGATAAAAGAAGATCGTATTGTTATGGATGCGTTTTCTGGATACTGGGGGGCATCTCCTTCTATTCGACATGCCGAATTTATTTTTACACCAAGCAGGATACAGATTGAATCTGCCCTCGCGGAAGGCCTTGTAGACGGCTATCAAGATGGCAGTGGACACAATCTTCTGGAGAAATTTGCTTCACGCCGAGACTATGTCATTACCAAAGGATACAACAACGGAGAGATTATTCTTGCTATCAATAATGGCAAATATCCTTTGAACGACATCCGCGTTCGACGAGCCTTGGCGTATGCCATCGACAAAAAAGTTCTTGAGCAGGACCCTGATCTCAAAAGCGGACAGTTGATCGGAAGCCACTTTTCGCCGCGACATCCGGCGTATATCGATCTGACAGGACGGTATCCGTATAATCCAGATAAAGCCCGAGAATTGCTTCATCAAGCAGGTGTGGAAGACGGATTTCTGTTGTCGATTGCTGTTCCGCCCACATCGTATGCACAGATTTCATCATTCCACATTGCTTCGCAGCTCGAAGCGGTTGGTCTGAAAATCAAGTTGATCAAAATGACTTGGGCCGAGTGGATGAGTCAGGTCTTTACAGCGAAAGACTACGATTTGACCATTATCTGCCATATCGAGCCCTTTGATATCCATATTTATGCCAAAGACGAGTACTATTTTAATTACGATAACGCGCGATTTAAAAAGCTTTGGCGCAAAATCAAAGCAACACAAGACCAGGAAGAAGGAAATAAATTACTTGGTGATGCTCAACGCATGATTGCCGAGGATTGTGTGAATGTCTTCCTGTATATGAAGCCACAACACGCTATTTGGCGATCAGATCTACAGGGAGCATGGGTCAATGCGCCGATGAGCGCCATTGTGCTTTCTGATATGCACTGGATTCATTAG
- a CDS encoding GGDEF domain-containing protein codes for MDKLIVQLQSLSQKSESFYEVLLAKENLIKNLHELDAIVEQRILSSQVSRDLPPNGGNEMKESSEMTQELNSVMQKNSLYSTELSIAVGYHVAKVKDLILENAEHLEKHIDSRRYELIAAAMLSVATVFAIAFYIQMSIVRRILRLQKAVEDGKPLPSDIPIAGNDEITKLAQTVKMYVEKGILDEAHILNINKELSFLATHDSLTTLYNRRHFETLAVQLTVSSDILYSIVIIDIDNFKRINDAYGHKTGDLALVHMATTIKSGLRGSDILARYGGEEFVVMMLNADDNVAFNVIERIRHTVERTPFQADVGAIHMTASFGLAQCNDEQQTVDECLRCADVALYAAKNGGRNTVVIYTPELNDS; via the coding sequence ATGGATAAGCTTATTGTCCAATTACAAAGCCTTAGTCAAAAATCTGAATCGTTTTATGAAGTGCTTCTGGCAAAGGAAAATCTTATAAAGAATCTTCATGAACTCGATGCCATAGTAGAGCAACGTATACTTTCCAGTCAGGTTTCACGTGATTTACCCCCAAATGGTGGGAATGAGATGAAGGAGTCGTCGGAGATGACACAAGAACTCAATTCCGTAATGCAAAAAAATAGCCTCTATTCCACTGAGTTGAGTATTGCCGTTGGATATCATGTTGCCAAGGTCAAAGACCTTATTCTTGAGAATGCAGAACATCTTGAAAAACATATCGATAGCCGACGATATGAATTAATAGCCGCCGCGATGTTGTCTGTCGCTACTGTTTTCGCTATCGCATTTTATATTCAAATGTCTATTGTTCGAAGAATACTCCGTCTCCAAAAAGCGGTTGAGGATGGTAAGCCGCTCCCTTCTGATATTCCTATTGCCGGAAATGACGAAATCACAAAATTGGCCCAGACCGTAAAGATGTATGTGGAAAAAGGAATATTGGACGAGGCGCATATTCTCAATATCAACAAAGAACTCTCATTTCTCGCTACGCATGACTCACTGACGACGCTCTATAATCGACGTCATTTTGAAACTCTTGCAGTACAACTGACGGTGTCGTCAGATATTCTCTACAGTATAGTTATTATTGATATCGATAATTTTAAGCGCATTAACGATGCCTATGGTCATAAAACCGGAGATTTGGCTTTAGTGCATATGGCCACGACCATCAAGTCAGGATTACGAGGCTCAGATATTCTCGCACGGTATGGAGGAGAGGAGTTTGTCGTGATGATGCTGAATGCAGACGACAACGTTGCCTTCAACGTGATCGAACGTATTCGTCATACCGTTGAACGGACACCGTTCCAAGCCGATGTTGGTGCCATTCACATGACGGCAAGCTTTGGTCTTGCTCAATGCAATGATGAACAGCAAACAGTTGACGAGTGTTTGCGTTGCGCCGATGTGGCCTTATACGCTGCCAAAAATGGTGGGCGGAATACGGTAGTCATTTATACACCGGAGTTGAATGATTCATAA
- a CDS encoding methyl-accepting chemotaxis protein: MGRTINCRSISFLLAGIISAITVICVAGIILYVSSSTSQTTRELGEETVEVFTTAILGSLEENIESNISLASVISGQNAIENAALLGDGRLAQKAVTAFLNAYKTTLAIVVFNAQGEILVKESQPGLNVKLDSVSNTDFGQAILTGSESFVSPKVIVLGDDGSGLTFATAKAIVNAEGKNIGGVAIFSDFGSFTKNLLAPISIGKHGYAYLLDADGQFIAHATNSDLVLNKSHNQSFVKQALAQKTGVIDYTWEGQEKVAAVKIVPETGWIVAMSAHVDELDAAAVSQRNILLISGLVIVVLLVNVIMLALGRIVIRPVKQLQNFTEKVAEGDFTAQLQGNNYVCEMLVLKNDIMSMYGMIKEKVGFSDGLLKNLVAPLMVVNVGGELTWLNVEVMKLLDLDGKPEDYLGQDFSQFFYGEKRETNTCRAIKEKKRLFQKTEVTTQKGNLKYISVVSAPLFDLDGNLLGAFTTVMDFTGIKIKEDQLIARNQKVARAAEDANGIADQVASAAEELSAQIEESTRGADYQRNRTSEVATAMEQMNATVLSVAENAARSAEMAEEAKQKAQEGEKNVDDVVRTIALVNTKAEGLKADMSELGKQAEGIGQIMSVINDIADQTNLLALNAAIEAARAGDAGRGFAVVADEVRKLAEKTMTATNEVGQYIRSIQDSAKKNITATEETTQAISGTTETAKMAGAALQEIVAMVEQTADQVRSIATASEEQSAASEQINRSTDEINATASETAEAMVQSAQAVSDLANLSTRLREIITAMQQE, encoded by the coding sequence ATGGGACGTACAATAAACTGTCGCAGCATCAGTTTCTTACTAGCAGGTATAATTTCAGCGATCACTGTTATCTGTGTCGCTGGCATCATTCTTTACGTTTCCTCTTCGACATCGCAGACCACGAGAGAACTTGGAGAGGAAACAGTCGAGGTCTTCACGACAGCTATACTTGGCTCGTTGGAAGAGAACATCGAAAGTAACATCAGTTTGGCCTCGGTTATATCAGGCCAAAACGCAATAGAAAATGCTGCATTATTAGGAGATGGACGACTCGCTCAAAAGGCTGTCACTGCATTCCTTAATGCGTATAAAACAACGTTGGCCATCGTCGTTTTTAACGCTCAAGGGGAAATACTTGTTAAGGAATCTCAACCTGGGCTGAATGTGAAACTTGATTCCGTCAGCAATACCGATTTCGGTCAGGCTATCCTTACTGGAAGCGAATCTTTTGTCTCTCCAAAAGTGATCGTTTTAGGCGATGATGGTTCGGGCCTCACCTTTGCTACGGCGAAAGCTATTGTCAATGCTGAAGGAAAGAATATAGGCGGAGTCGCTATATTTTCCGATTTTGGTTCGTTTACCAAAAACTTGCTTGCTCCCATTTCGATCGGGAAACATGGATATGCATATCTTCTTGATGCGGATGGCCAGTTTATCGCGCATGCAACAAATTCAGATTTGGTCTTGAACAAAAGTCATAATCAAAGTTTTGTAAAACAGGCTTTAGCACAAAAAACTGGTGTTATCGATTACACTTGGGAAGGCCAAGAGAAGGTAGCTGCGGTCAAAATTGTACCGGAGACAGGTTGGATTGTGGCGATGAGCGCTCACGTCGACGAGCTTGATGCTGCTGCCGTTTCTCAGCGAAATATCTTGCTTATCTCCGGGCTTGTTATTGTCGTCTTGTTGGTCAATGTTATCATGTTGGCTTTAGGCCGTATTGTGATTCGTCCTGTAAAGCAGTTACAGAATTTTACAGAAAAAGTGGCTGAAGGAGATTTCACGGCGCAATTACAAGGAAATAACTATGTCTGTGAGATGCTTGTATTGAAAAATGATATTATGTCCATGTACGGCATGATCAAAGAGAAGGTCGGGTTTTCCGATGGGTTGCTGAAAAACCTTGTCGCACCGCTCATGGTGGTCAATGTCGGAGGAGAGCTGACATGGCTGAATGTCGAGGTCATGAAGCTCCTTGACCTGGATGGAAAGCCTGAAGATTATTTGGGTCAGGACTTTTCTCAATTTTTTTATGGTGAGAAGCGTGAAACCAATACGTGCAGAGCTATCAAAGAGAAGAAACGTTTATTCCAAAAAACCGAGGTAACGACGCAGAAAGGCAATTTAAAGTATATCTCTGTTGTTTCGGCTCCGTTGTTTGATCTTGATGGTAATTTGCTTGGAGCCTTCACTACGGTGATGGATTTTACCGGTATCAAAATCAAAGAAGATCAACTTATCGCTCGAAATCAGAAGGTCGCCCGAGCTGCGGAAGATGCCAACGGTATTGCCGACCAAGTCGCGTCAGCTGCGGAAGAGCTCTCCGCGCAGATAGAGGAATCCACTCGTGGTGCAGACTATCAACGCAATCGAACCTCTGAGGTCGCAACGGCAATGGAGCAGATGAATGCGACGGTCCTTTCTGTTGCGGAGAATGCCGCACGTTCTGCTGAAATGGCTGAAGAAGCAAAGCAGAAGGCACAGGAAGGGGAAAAGAATGTCGATGATGTCGTGAGAACCATTGCGCTGGTGAATACGAAAGCCGAAGGACTTAAAGCCGATATGTCAGAGCTTGGTAAACAAGCGGAAGGCATCGGACAGATTATGTCTGTCATCAATGACATCGCAGATCAAACCAATCTTCTTGCCTTGAATGCGGCAATTGAAGCCGCTCGTGCCGGCGATGCTGGTCGAGGATTTGCCGTTGTGGCCGATGAAGTGCGGAAGCTGGCAGAAAAGACGATGACAGCAACCAATGAAGTCGGTCAATATATTCGATCTATTCAAGACAGTGCCAAGAAAAATATTACGGCGACCGAAGAGACCACACAGGCAATTTCGGGGACGACGGAGACCGCAAAAATGGCGGGTGCAGCATTGCAAGAAATCGTCGCGATGGTTGAACAGACGGCCGACCAGGTGCGTAGCATTGCGACGGCTTCAGAAGAACAATCTGCGGCCAGTGAGCAAATCAACCGCTCTACGGATGAAATTAACGCCACAGCTTCGGAAACGGCTGAAGCAATGGTTCAATCTGCTCAGGCCGTGTCTGATTTAGCAAACCTGTCTACCCGGTTGCGCGAAATTATCACCGCGATGCAGCAGGAATAA
- a CDS encoding 4Fe-4S binding protein, with translation MPIVIRVLVSFASLLLAAHALRMGNLGLFGAILWCTALLYTRYAWARLVLMCIMVAGAINWLLVGHDLILFRHMANAPWVRLCFIMTTVLALTVSALAVLATPTAKTLFPRQNEAARAQAGAFVLTIALLEAVRSMAPFPLLLVDRFFPGWGQLEIIFLATYAAWVAGRLLNRTTARQTRRYTWALFSTAFFAQLFLGLAGISRMLMTGTLHLPVPALILAGPIYRGQGYFMLILFSASVLILGPAWCSRLCYIGAWDDISCRRMMPGKMGLGGRPVAWRTVTLVFTVGMAAFFGWKQASPTVAVSVAAGFGLIGLAFMAASSRNGHMLHCTLWCPMGLIANIWGKLSPWRIIISQDCTACGACSRVCRYDALTALDLERKKPGLACTLCGDCIGVCNKNHIGYGIYNRSSRKAEHVFLALAAGLHAVFLGVARI, from the coding sequence ATGCCAATAGTTATTCGTGTCTTGGTCAGCTTTGCCAGCTTATTACTTGCTGCACATGCTCTTCGCATGGGCAACTTGGGACTATTCGGCGCGATATTGTGGTGTACGGCTCTTCTTTATACACGATATGCCTGGGCTCGATTGGTATTGATGTGTATTATGGTTGCTGGGGCCATCAACTGGCTACTTGTCGGCCATGACCTTATTCTCTTTCGCCACATGGCGAATGCGCCTTGGGTCCGTCTGTGTTTTATTATGACAACAGTGTTGGCGTTGACCGTTTCGGCTTTGGCTGTTTTAGCTACCCCCACCGCCAAAACGCTATTTCCACGGCAAAATGAGGCAGCACGAGCACAAGCCGGAGCATTCGTGTTGACGATAGCTCTTCTTGAAGCAGTACGCTCTATGGCGCCTTTTCCTCTCCTGTTGGTTGATCGCTTTTTTCCAGGATGGGGACAGCTCGAAATAATCTTCCTTGCGACCTATGCTGCATGGGTCGCCGGGCGACTTCTCAACCGCACCACGGCCAGACAAACGCGCCGCTACACGTGGGCCTTGTTCTCAACCGCCTTCTTTGCACAATTATTTCTCGGCCTGGCTGGTATATCGCGCATGCTCATGACAGGCACTCTGCATCTTCCTGTGCCTGCTTTGATTTTGGCCGGTCCGATATATCGAGGTCAGGGATACTTCATGCTCATCCTGTTTTCGGCCTCCGTCCTGATCCTCGGACCTGCGTGGTGCTCTCGCCTCTGCTATATCGGAGCGTGGGATGATATCTCCTGTCGCCGCATGATGCCGGGAAAAATGGGATTAGGAGGACGACCTGTTGCATGGAGAACAGTTACTCTGGTTTTCACCGTTGGTATGGCGGCGTTCTTCGGATGGAAGCAGGCTTCTCCAACCGTAGCCGTTTCCGTTGCAGCCGGATTTGGACTTATCGGACTTGCATTTATGGCGGCATCTTCGAGAAACGGCCACATGCTCCACTGCACGCTATGGTGCCCTATGGGACTCATTGCCAATATTTGGGGGAAACTCAGTCCATGGCGCATCATTATTAGCCAAGACTGCACGGCCTGCGGAGCCTGTTCCCGCGTCTGCCGTTACGATGCGTTGACCGCTCTCGACCTTGAACGCAAAAAGCCAGGTCTTGCGTGCACACTCTGTGGAGATTGCATCGGGGTGTGCAATAAAAACCATATAGGCTATGGTATTTATAATCGTTCCTCCCGAAAGGCTGAACATGTCTTTCTTGCATTGGCAGCAGGACTCCATGCCGTCTTTCTCGGGGTGGCTCGTATATAA
- a CDS encoding cupin domain-containing protein yields MKTLNIFEKGPFQEKGMGSLLVHDSPYFKILNFNFEPGQELPIHSHDIEGELMLTVVEGEGEFLGENKTLPAKAGDVLIADIAEPHGVRATTRMRVLVCIAPPI; encoded by the coding sequence ATGAAGACACTGAATATTTTCGAGAAAGGGCCTTTTCAGGAAAAAGGAATGGGATCGCTTCTCGTTCATGATTCGCCCTATTTCAAAATCCTCAACTTTAATTTTGAACCGGGCCAAGAATTGCCGATTCATTCGCATGATATCGAAGGGGAACTCATGCTCACCGTTGTCGAAGGAGAAGGAGAATTCCTCGGAGAAAACAAGACACTCCCCGCCAAGGCTGGAGATGTCTTGATTGCCGATATCGCCGAACCTCATGGTGTGCGTGCAACAACCCGCATGCGTGTCCTTGTTTGCATTGCACCTCCAATTTAA
- a CDS encoding transposase: MTTLPCPSVPPTTWTAESARRYFMRLAGITTTPACPKCDEHTTYGLRDGRFRCSRCKYTFHCFSRRWINRGNLPPEYWAIILVAFIDGKPVANTADALKLTYQTVYKAFMTIRLAILAQHPDVAARLLDNRNEPVKYCPNIEDDDDAVCLECRSPVFGVAEEAGIVRMQMLPGRAARDVFSLPLALKTWRTMVYCEATPPWDTLLFCCCKKAKRIFFSKFTDKSFRFDQGQFRSFSETWLHHYHCLSPEMSHLYIAELVLRFNIAEQEQFSILAKHLLSFVPKRND; this comes from the coding sequence GTGACAACACTCCCGTGTCCGTCTGTCCCTCCAACGACGTGGACAGCCGAATCTGCACGACGCTATTTTATGAGGCTGGCCGGGATAACCACAACCCCGGCTTGCCCAAAATGCGACGAGCACACGACATATGGGCTACGTGATGGACGCTTTCGGTGTAGTCGATGCAAGTATACGTTCCATTGCTTTTCTCGACGGTGGATCAACCGGGGAAACCTGCCTCCAGAATACTGGGCTATCATTTTGGTCGCTTTTATTGACGGAAAGCCCGTGGCAAACACCGCAGATGCTCTCAAGTTAACATATCAAACGGTATACAAAGCCTTCATGACGATTCGTCTCGCCATTCTCGCCCAACACCCCGATGTTGCGGCTCGATTACTCGACAATCGCAACGAGCCCGTCAAATACTGTCCGAATATCGAAGACGATGATGACGCCGTTTGCCTGGAATGCCGTTCTCCCGTGTTTGGTGTTGCAGAAGAAGCTGGTATCGTCCGGATGCAAATGCTTCCAGGGCGCGCTGCCCGCGACGTCTTCAGTCTCCCTCTCGCGCTCAAAACGTGGAGAACAATGGTCTACTGCGAAGCAACACCACCATGGGACACCTTGTTGTTTTGTTGCTGCAAAAAAGCCAAACGTATCTTTTTCTCCAAATTCACCGATAAATCATTTCGTTTCGATCAGGGACAATTTCGGTCATTTTCCGAAACATGGCTTCATCATTACCATTGTTTGTCACCGGAAATGTCCCATCTCTACATTGCTGAACTCGTCTTACGCTTCAATATAGCCGAACAAGAACAATTTTCCATCCTTGCAAAACATCTGTTGTCTTTCGTGCCAAAACGTAACGACTGA
- a CDS encoding cytochrome c3 family protein, whose protein sequence is MTSPKNILLPLVCIVVGMVLAFPVFMIAMSAMVSTSTPEFCRSCHEIEPAVDNWRLSTHVNNAQGLSASCMDCHLPPPEKTLTFFVAKTYHGIKDYWGHLTEGADGYDRLAAKQAVYEHFDNTTCLKCHQNILYIPNRRGAMLAHRAVLYARPGNEKKCTDCHRDLVHEPRHLFNYKQFDLPYQANGLPNL, encoded by the coding sequence ATGACATCTCCCAAGAATATTCTTCTCCCCCTTGTCTGTATCGTTGTCGGCATGGTCCTCGCTTTTCCAGTGTTCATGATTGCCATGAGTGCCATGGTGAGTACGTCAACACCGGAATTCTGTCGAAGCTGCCACGAAATCGAACCCGCAGTGGATAACTGGAGATTGTCCACTCACGTCAACAATGCACAAGGTCTTTCCGCTTCATGTATGGACTGTCACCTTCCTCCTCCGGAAAAGACACTGACGTTCTTTGTTGCCAAAACGTATCATGGCATCAAGGACTACTGGGGGCACCTCACGGAAGGCGCTGATGGGTACGATCGACTTGCCGCCAAACAGGCCGTGTATGAACACTTCGACAATACCACGTGCCTGAAATGTCACCAAAACATTCTCTATATCCCCAACCGACGCGGTGCCATGCTCGCTCACCGCGCCGTGCTGTATGCCCGTCCGGGAAATGAGAAGAAATGCACGGACTGTCACCGTGACCTCGTGCATGAACCCAGGCATCTCTTCAACTATAAGCAGTTCGACCTCCCCTATCAGGCGAACGGACTGCCGAACCTCTAA
- a CDS encoding multiheme c-type cytochrome, with protein MKTTLRTRFSILGLALLLALAIVGVVAAQDTSSQSTASEAGGKTPNFSTAKDFRISRAMTDQAVACIECHKQTTPGIFGDWAKSRHASANISCIDCHMAKPEDNDIATDHAKYYDRAELPYGKRQYEVPVAAVVTPKDCSRCHPDEAEQYSRSKHANTLEIIWKIDPWLNDGMNSAIERKTGCFACHGTIVAMKDGKVDPATWPNVGVGRLNLDGSKGSCTSCHTRHRFNTAEARKPDACDQCHLGPDHPQIEIFEESKHGAIYSAYQSEYNFDAAPGTWTAGVDYRAPTCAACHMSGTGTVRTSHDVTERLSWETQAPLTVRPSDFAAFPAKTDWKVERDKMKNVCQQCHSDGWINDFYTGFDGAVEEYNTVYFIPAKKKLDEMYEKGVISKDKFFDEGIEVEFYELWHHEGRRARMGTMMMAPDYAWWHGFYELKKRYNNYMEEASHLIDTGEKAYRYPGYPAATGSTQKPPQIFGSSSK; from the coding sequence ATGAAGACGACACTGCGGACACGGTTCTCTATCCTCGGTCTGGCGCTCCTTCTGGCCTTGGCCATTGTCGGAGTCGTTGCGGCCCAGGATACATCGAGCCAGAGCACAGCGTCCGAGGCCGGAGGAAAGACACCCAATTTCAGTACAGCAAAGGACTTTCGCATCAGTCGTGCCATGACCGATCAAGCCGTTGCCTGTATCGAATGTCACAAACAAACAACTCCGGGTATTTTCGGCGACTGGGCCAAAAGCCGACATGCATCTGCTAATATTTCATGCATTGACTGCCACATGGCGAAACCCGAAGATAATGATATCGCCACCGATCACGCGAAGTATTATGACCGTGCCGAACTTCCCTATGGCAAACGACAATATGAAGTCCCGGTGGCGGCCGTGGTCACCCCCAAAGATTGCTCCCGCTGCCACCCGGATGAAGCCGAACAATATAGCCGAAGCAAACACGCAAATACATTGGAAATCATCTGGAAAATCGACCCCTGGCTCAACGACGGTATGAACTCGGCCATAGAACGAAAAACCGGTTGTTTTGCCTGTCACGGCACTATTGTCGCCATGAAAGACGGAAAAGTCGATCCGGCCACGTGGCCCAATGTCGGCGTCGGCCGTTTGAATCTCGACGGCTCCAAGGGCTCGTGCACCTCCTGTCACACGCGGCACCGCTTCAACACGGCCGAAGCCAGAAAGCCCGATGCATGTGATCAGTGTCACCTGGGTCCGGATCACCCGCAAATTGAAATTTTTGAAGAATCAAAACACGGCGCTATCTATAGTGCCTATCAAAGCGAATACAATTTCGATGCGGCTCCAGGCACCTGGACGGCCGGCGTCGATTACCGCGCCCCCACCTGCGCGGCATGCCACATGTCGGGTACCGGCACAGTAAGAACCTCGCACGACGTCACGGAACGGTTGTCGTGGGAAACCCAAGCTCCATTGACGGTTCGTCCTTCGGACTTTGCCGCCTTTCCGGCCAAGACCGATTGGAAGGTGGAACGCGACAAGATGAAGAATGTCTGCCAGCAATGCCATTCCGATGGTTGGATTAATGACTTCTACACCGGTTTTGACGGTGCAGTCGAAGAATACAACACGGTGTATTTCATCCCGGCCAAGAAAAAACTTGATGAAATGTATGAAAAGGGCGTCATTAGCAAAGACAAATTCTTTGATGAAGGCATTGAGGTCGAATTCTACGAACTCTGGCACCACGAAGGACGACGTGCTCGCATGGGAACCATGATGATGGCTCCGGACTACGCGTGGTGGCACGGTTTCTATGAACTGAAAAAGCGCTACAACAACTACATGGAAGAAGCCAGTCATCTGATCGACACCGGAGAAAAGGCGTATCGGTATCCTGGATACCCCGCAGCAACGGGAAGCACCCAAAAGCCACCGCAAATCTTCGGTTCCAGCAGTAAATAA
- a CDS encoding AsnC family transcriptional regulator — protein sequence MDRLDRKILDIIQSHFPLTSRPYADVGRQIGLTEAEVLARVRALKQQGVIRRIGGNFQSRKLGWHSTLCAAQVPEEKIDAFVTEVNAHPGVTHNYLRRHRLNIWFTFIGPSPEYVAQELAAITKATGISILNLPASRMYKIKVDFSMK from the coding sequence ATGGATCGTCTGGACAGAAAGATTCTCGATATCATTCAATCGCATTTTCCTTTGACGTCACGTCCCTATGCCGATGTCGGCAGACAGATCGGATTGACCGAAGCTGAAGTCTTGGCCCGTGTGCGTGCCCTCAAACAACAAGGTGTCATTCGACGCATTGGCGGTAATTTTCAGTCTCGGAAACTCGGATGGCACAGCACGCTGTGTGCAGCGCAGGTTCCTGAAGAGAAAATTGATGCCTTTGTCACCGAGGTCAATGCCCATCCGGGTGTGACCCATAATTACCTTCGTCGACACCGCCTCAATATCTGGTTCACCTTCATTGGCCCTTCTCCCGAGTACGTCGCACAAGAATTGGCCGCCATCACCAAAGCAACCGGTATTTCCATTCTCAACCTGCCGGCTTCGCGTATGTACAAGATCAAAGTGGATTTTTCCATGAAATAG
- the rpe gene encoding ribulose-phosphate 3-epimerase — protein MSTPFILSPSLLSSDFGRLREELTALEAAGLEWVHWDVMDGQFVPNITLGPPIIKALRPASRLVFDVHLMVEAPERYLESFIDAGADVLTVHAEASTHLDRTVTEIARLGAKPAVALNPHTPLDVVEYLLPKLYMVLIMTVNPGFGGQSFIPYCLDKVRELSDMITKQNASTIIEVDGGVTPENTAELINAGANVLVSGSAFFGHPPYDERLKTFYSAIA, from the coding sequence ATGTCAACGCCGTTTATTCTTTCTCCATCACTCTTATCGTCGGATTTCGGTCGGTTGCGTGAAGAATTGACCGCACTCGAAGCGGCCGGTCTCGAATGGGTCCACTGGGACGTCATGGACGGCCAGTTTGTCCCCAATATCACACTTGGTCCACCCATCATCAAAGCATTGCGGCCAGCAAGCCGCCTCGTATTTGACGTGCACTTGATGGTTGAAGCACCCGAACGCTATCTCGAATCATTTATTGATGCTGGAGCCGATGTGCTGACTGTTCATGCCGAAGCCTCCACGCACCTGGACCGGACGGTAACAGAAATCGCTCGTCTCGGTGCCAAGCCCGCCGTTGCGTTAAATCCTCATACCCCGCTCGACGTCGTAGAGTACCTTTTACCCAAACTGTACATGGTGCTCATCATGACGGTGAACCCCGGATTCGGGGGGCAATCGTTCATTCCATACTGTTTGGACAAAGTACGTGAACTATCCGATATGATTACCAAACAGAATGCTTCGACGATCATTGAAGTAGATGGTGGAGTGACCCCGGAAAATACCGCAGAGCTTATCAATGCAGGCGCCAATGTACTCGTTTCTGGATCGGCATTTTTCGGACATCCACCATATGACGAGCGCCTCAAAACCTTTTACTCGGCTATTGCCTAA